A single genomic interval of Apis cerana isolate GH-2021 linkage group LG14, AcerK_1.0, whole genome shotgun sequence harbors:
- the LOC108003108 gene encoding serine/threonine-protein kinase Nek5-like isoform X2, which yields MSKDINNYIFETLLGQGTFGSVYLVRRKKDSKPFVIKKQIFDNVNALPFKNILEEVKCLYTLRHPNIIVYHGAWIEDNHCYILMEYATRCTLKDLLITHETSLKEEDALYLFSQIVLGVHHIHSKKILHRDLKPENIMLTGSRGDIIKIGDFGVSKSLKELKNPSIISCAGSFCYMAPEMLKGESYDFKCDIWSMGIILYEMITKKHPFSATTLTEIMKKICEEKPRPLPKGTSSSVISLISKMLRKQSFYRPKTNQLVLSPYLVPFIIRIYLNLGRVLNIANKDNENFNPEIFLKFLKAQFNRIVQETVIELGFSILGSKA from the exons atgtcaaaagatataaataattatatatttgaaactcTATTAGGACAAGGCACTTTTGG ATCCGTTTATTTAGTGCGACGAAAGAAAGATTCTAAACCAttcgtaattaaaaaacaaatttttgataatgtaaATGCATTGCCTTTTAAG AACATATTAGAAGAAGTgaaatgtttatatacattaagACATCCTAATATAATAGTCTATCATGGAGCTTGGATAGAAGATAATCACTGTTATATTCTTATGGAATATGCAACACGATGCACTTTGaaggatttattaataacacatGAGACATCACTCAAAGAGGAA gatgcattatatttattttctcaaattgtTCTTGGAGTTCACCATATTCATTCTAAAAAGATTCTTCATAGAGATTTAAAACcagaaaatattatgttgACTGGTAGTCGTGGTGATATCATTAAAATCGGAGATTTTGGTGTGTCGAAGAGTTTGAAAGA attaaaaaatccaTCAATTATTTCTTGCGCTGGATCATTTTGTTATATGGCTCCAGAAATGTTGAAAGGTGAatcttatgattttaaatgcgACATATGGAGCATGGGTATTATTCTTTATGAAATGATTACGAAAAAGCATCCATTTTCCGCTACG actttaacagaaattatgaaaaagatttgTGAAGAAAAACCACGACCTCTTCCTAAAGGAACATCATCATCTGTTATTAGTCTCATATCAAAAATGTTGAGAAAACAATCATTTTATCGTCCAAAAACAAATCAATTAGTCTTGAGTCCGTATCTAGTACCtttcattattcgaatatatttaaatttaggacGTGTTTTGAATATTGCTAACAaggataatgaaaattttaatcctgaaatatttttaaaatttttgaaagc tcaatttaatagaattgttCAAGAGACGGTTATCGAACTCGGTTTCTCTATACTAGGATCAAAAGCGTAA
- the LOC108003108 gene encoding serine/threonine-protein kinase Nek5-like isoform X1, whose protein sequence is MSKDINNYIFETLLGQGTFGSVYLVRRKKDSKPFVIKKQIFDNVNALPFKNILEEVKCLYTLRHPNIIVYHGAWIEDNHCYILMEYATRCTLKDLLITHETSLKEEDALYLFSQIVLGVHHIHSKKILHRDLKPENIMLTGSRGDIIKIGDFGVSKSLKEYHLLLKNPSIISCAGSFCYMAPEMLKGESYDFKCDIWSMGIILYEMITKKHPFSATTLTEIMKKICEEKPRPLPKGTSSSVISLISKMLRKQSFYRPKTNQLVLSPYLVPFIIRIYLNLGRVLNIANKDNENFNPEIFLKFLKAQKTFLV, encoded by the exons atgtcaaaagatataaataattatatatttgaaactcTATTAGGACAAGGCACTTTTGG ATCCGTTTATTTAGTGCGACGAAAGAAAGATTCTAAACCAttcgtaattaaaaaacaaatttttgataatgtaaATGCATTGCCTTTTAAG AACATATTAGAAGAAGTgaaatgtttatatacattaagACATCCTAATATAATAGTCTATCATGGAGCTTGGATAGAAGATAATCACTGTTATATTCTTATGGAATATGCAACACGATGCACTTTGaaggatttattaataacacatGAGACATCACTCAAAGAGGAA gatgcattatatttattttctcaaattgtTCTTGGAGTTCACCATATTCATTCTAAAAAGATTCTTCATAGAGATTTAAAACcagaaaatattatgttgACTGGTAGTCGTGGTGATATCATTAAAATCGGAGATTTTGGTGTGTCGAAGAGTTTGAAAGAGTatcatttatt attaaaaaatccaTCAATTATTTCTTGCGCTGGATCATTTTGTTATATGGCTCCAGAAATGTTGAAAGGTGAatcttatgattttaaatgcgACATATGGAGCATGGGTATTATTCTTTATGAAATGATTACGAAAAAGCATCCATTTTCCGCTACG actttaacagaaattatgaaaaagatttgTGAAGAAAAACCACGACCTCTTCCTAAAGGAACATCATCATCTGTTATTAGTCTCATATCAAAAATGTTGAGAAAACAATCATTTTATCGTCCAAAAACAAATCAATTAGTCTTGAGTCCGTATCTAGTACCtttcattattcgaatatatttaaatttaggacGTGTTTTGAATATTGCTAACAaggataatgaaaattttaatcctgaaatatttttaaaatttttgaaagcgCAAAAAACTTTCTTagtttaa